The Stegostoma tigrinum isolate sSteTig4 chromosome 9, sSteTig4.hap1, whole genome shotgun sequence genome includes a region encoding these proteins:
- the slc30a1a gene encoding zinc transporter 1a: MDCEPNRARLMCMLWLTFGFFVVEVVVSRLTSSLAMLSDSFHMLSDVIALVVALIAVRFAAKTQSTAKNTFGWIRAEVMGALVNAVFLTALCFTIVLEAIERFSEPREIQNALVVTGVGAAGLLVNLLGLCMFHGSGGAAGGGTAHGHSHSHSHVSSSESGSQWLRKKKRAEAEKLSGNGTSVRDQEEINILVSGSTINGVNPDKQDVFDLLRDNSMEGLQLNGISVLDDHRDEFGDVDNSASQLNMRGVFLHVLGDALGSVIVVVNALIFYFVWNPCPENGPCINVCLHDHCVDREHLNGTQSNISENSKNIPEAGPCWVLFLDPTLCCIMVCILLYTTYPLLKESALILLQTVPKQIDMELINEKLRNLEGVLAVHELHVWQLAGSRIIATAHIKCRDPTAYMDVAKRIKDFFHDEGIHATTIQPEFASVNSESRISLCELPCKTQCALKQCCGNGEKSSSDLKLETPSTHSLEVIRESPEHPNMRTQRNETCSNPVKNKDTQYESAV; the protein is encoded by the exons ATGGACTGCGAGCCGAACCGGGCGCGCCTGATGTGCATGTTGTGGCTGACATTCGGCTTCTTcgtggtggaggtggtggtgagccggcTGACCAGTTCGCTGGCCATGCTGTCTGATTCCTTTCACATGCTGTCAGATGTCATCGCCCTAGTGGTGGCCCTCATCGCCGTGCGATTCGCCGCCAAAACCCAGTCGACTGCCAAGAACACGTTCGGCTGGATCCGCGCCGAGGTGATGGGCGCGCTAGTCAACGCCGTCTTCCTTACGGCGCTCTGCTTCACCATCGTGCTGGAGGCCATCGAGCGCTTCAGCGAGCCGCGGGAGATCCAGAACGCGTTGGTGGTGACCGGAGTCGGCGCCGCCGGGCTCCTGGTCAACCTCCTGGGACTCTGCATGTTCCACGGCAGCGGTGGTGCCGCAGGCGGAGGAACGGCCCACGGCCACTCGCACTCTCACTCGCACGTCTCCAGCTCGGAGAGCGGCAGCCAGTGGCTCCGCAAGAAGAAGAGGGCCGAAGCCGAGAAGTTGTCCGGCAACGGGACGAGCGTCCGCGACCAGGAGGAGATCAACATCCTAGTCAGCGGTAGCACCATCAACGGTGTCAACCCCGACAAGCAGGATGTATTCG ATCTACTGAGAGACAATAGTATGGAAGGTCTACAGCTGAATGGAATTTCTGTTCTCGACGACCATCGTGATGAATTTGGAGATGTAGACAATTCTGCATCGCAACTGAACATGCGTGGTGTATTTCTCCATGTGTTGGGAGATGCCCTGGGCTCTGTTATTGTGGTGGTAAATGCTCTGATATTTTACTTTGTTTGGAACCCATGTCCTGAAAATGGCCCATGCATTAACGTGTGTCTACATGATCATTGTGTTGATCGAGAACATCTAAATGGCACACAGTCAAACATATCTGAAAATAGTAAAAATATTCCAGAAGCTGGACCCTGTTGGGTACTGTTCTTGGATCCTACTTTATGCTGTATTATGGTATGTATTTTGCTCTACACCACATATCCTCTTCTGAAGGAATCTGCTCTTATTCTGTTACAAACAGTCCCTAAACAAATAGATATGGAATTAATAAATGAGAAGCTGCGCAACTTGGAAGGTGTACTTGCTGTACATGAGCTTCATGTCTGGCAGTTAGCTGGTAGTAGAATTATTGCAACAGCCCATATTAAATGCCGGGATCCAACTGCTTATATGGATGTAGCAAAACGCATTAAAGACTTCTTCCATGATGAAGGAATCCATGCCACAACCATCCAACCGGAATTTGCTTCAGTAAACTCTGAATCACGTATTTCCCTTTGTGAACTGCCATGCAAGACTCAGTGTGCCTTAAAGCAGTGTTGTGGTAACGGCGAGAAGTCCTCCAGTGATTTAAAGTTGGAAACTCCGTCCACTCATTCTCTTGAGGTCATCCGGGAATCTCCTGAACATCCCAATATGAGGACTCAAAGAAATGAGACTTGCAGCAATCCAGtgaaaaacaaagacacacaATATGAATCAGCTGTGTAA